A single genomic interval of Spinacia oleracea cultivar Varoflay chromosome 6, BTI_SOV_V1, whole genome shotgun sequence harbors:
- the LOC130463173 gene encoding protein FAR-RED IMPAIRED RESPONSE 1-like has product MDSTGMGSTEIGEASEAPDGDEAEFLFRYSPASSYEEEEVGDDFSTPKRTMVRTAFGEEKEVPQLKIGMVFHDWEEIEEQFKAYGRQKGFAVVRRSGAYRSYSSQSKDGSKELVKQKRNALWTCECFGQPDRKRKEKAIVPFDSPLYEIVGSGIRKSKKCQCPVHVYASVNNLGQWVIRRAVMVHENHHPTPSKSRTIACFRKGFIKENPHVVSQMKVCSKSGMSVAQTFNLMATQRNGKALMPFSQKDINDVVAKERKARMKGGDANAMYEYFKMMKEDNPNLYFIYRQAPDGRLQDVLWVDARSRAAYEEFGDVVCFDTTYLTNQYKMPFANFVGVNHHGQSILLGCALVSHENSDTFEWIFSHWLDCMGGKAPIGILTDEDAAMRKALKETMSGTCHRWCIWHILQKFSKKLGKEEEYPELKVDLERAIYDSLDCDEFELNWATVMERYQVKDDWLEGLYEERHMWVPAYLKHLFWAGMKTTQRVESINSFFDLYVNNHTHLYEFAESYCEAMEGRANAENMADTSSARNLRQIVTAFSAEEVYQKCYTDAKFHEVQRECTRVLYVRCLKKEMLNECVEEYELGDRVWIKPKNSKKEIVTRHKIKHMIFLFDLNNIEVPEKYILRRWRKDVERKHTKVRVMYHDPLKTEAVCRYDKLMVMINPICHKASTYKETVDIAVEMF; this is encoded by the exons ATGGATTCGACTGGAATGGGTTCTACTGAAATTGGTGAAGCTAGTGAGGCACCTGATGGCGATGAAGCGGAATTTTTGTTTAGGTATTCCCCAGCATCGTCCTATGAAGAG GAGGAGGTAGGTGATGATTTTAGTACCCCCAAAAGGACAATGGTAAGAACCGCATTTGGGGAAGAGAAAGAAGTTCCCCAACTAAAGATTGGCATGGTTTTTCATGATTGGGAGGAGATTGAAGAACAATTTAAGGCGTACGGGAGGCAAAAGGGCTTTGCTGTAGTAAGACGAAGCGGTGCTTATAGGTCTTATAGTAGCCAGTCGAAGGATGGTAGTAAAGAGTTAGTGAAACAAAAGCGTAATGCATTGTGGACTTGTGAGTGCTTTGGTCAGCCAGATAGGAAGCGCAAGGAGAAGGCGATTGTTCCCTTCGATTCCCCACTCTATGAAATAGTTGGGAGTGGCATACGGAAGTCTAAGAAATGTCAATGTCCCGTCCATGTGTATGCTAGTGTAAATAATTTAGGTCAGTGGGTGATACGTAGAGCTGTAATGGTACATGAGAATCATCACCCAACCCCTTCCAAGTCCAGAACTATTGCTTGTTTTCGTAAAGGGTTTATAAAAGAGAATCCTCATGTAGTGTCACAAATGAAGGTGTGTTCGAAATCTGGGATGTCAGTTGCCCAAACGTTTAACTTAATGGCTACGCAACGGAATGGCAAAGCTTTAATGCCTTTCTCACAGAAGGATATTAATGATGTGGTTGCTAAAGAAAGAAAGGCAAGGATGAAGGGGGGTGATGCGAATGCCATGTATGAGTATTTTAAGATGATGAAAGAAGATAATCCAAATTTGTACTTCATATATAGGCAAGCGCCAGATGGTCGATTGCAGGATGTGCTGTGGGTTGATGCTCGTAGTAGAGCGGCATATGAGGAGTTTGGTGATGTTGTATGTTTTGATACTACGTACTTGACGAATCAGTACAAAATGCCATTCGCGAACTTTGTAGGCGTAAATCATCATGGTCAAAGCATATTACTTGGGTGTGCCTTGGTATCTCATGAGAACTCTGATACTTTTGAGTGGATTTTTAGCCATTGGTTGGATTGTATGGGAGGTAAAGCCCCGATAGGGATCTTAACTGATGAAGATGCCGCAATGAGGAAGGCGTTGAAAGAAACCATGAGTGGAACATGTCATAGGTGGTGCATATGGCACATTCTTCAGAAGTTTAGTAAGAAGCTCGGAAAAGAAGAGGAGTACCCTGAATTAAAGGTAGACTTGGAGCGTGCAATATACGATAGTCTTGATTGTGATGAATTTGAACTAAACTGGGCAACAGTTATGGAGCGGTACCAAGTAAAGGATGACTGGCTTGAAG GGTTGTATGAGGAAAGGCACATGTGGGTTCCCGCCTATTTAAAACATTTGTTTTGGGCTGGCATGAAGACAACCCAACGAGTTGAAAGTATAAACAGTTTCTTTGATTTGTATGTTAACAATCATACTCATTTGTATGAATTTGCGGAGTCATACTGTGAGGCAATGGAGGGGAGGGCTAATGCAGAAAATATGGCAGATACTAGTAGTGCAAGAAATCTACGGCAAATTGTGACTGCATTTTCTGCCGAGGAAGTGTATCAGAAATGCTATACGGATGCTAAGTTTCATGAGGTTCAAAGAGAGTGTACTAGGGTATTGTATGTCCGATGTTTGAAGAAGGAAATGTTGAATGAGTGTGTTGAGGAGTATGAGCTTGGGGATAGGGTGTGGATAAAGCCGAAAAATTCAAAGAAGGAAATTGTTACTAGACATAAGATCAA GCATATGATATTTTTGTTTGATCTAAATAACATTGAGGTGCCTGAAAAATATATTCTTCGACGTTGGCGGAAAGATGTTGAAAGGAAGCATACCAAGGTGAGGGTAATGTACCATGACCCATTGAAGACGGAAGCTGTGTGTAG GTACGATAAGTTAATGGTGATGATTAACCCCATATGCCATAAGGCATCTACTTACAAAGAGACGGTGGATATTGCAGTGGAGATGTTCTAa